In Limnochordia bacterium, the genomic window ATTACGGTCTGACCAATATCTAGGTCGGTTAGCACACCTGCTGCCCTTAGCGCTATCTCAATATCTCTTTCCTCCCGAACGGTCGGCTCCCTGACCCACTGTCCAGGCTCACATACTAACGCACCTACTAGTTCAGTCTGCGCTCCCACGGTAAACCCTTCTTGTTCTAGGTCTGCCGTCAATCCGTATAGAATTTGGGAATCGCTTAAAGTGGGCAAAGAGGCAAGCAAAGAAGCAAGGCGTTCATCTGGAATTCCACCACTAATGAAAAGAACTTCCTTCTTTACCTCTCCTAAGAAATATATGTTTGACACACGGTGTGTGTGTAAAACCTCAATAACCTTACCCCACTGCATCGGGCTTAGCTCATAAATCTGATTGGTGTAATCCCTAAACCGCTGCCCCTGTTGGGTGAGATCTATTACCGTCAAGTCATATCCGGATTCGGTAGCAAATCTCGCTCCCACTTCAGGCAGTAGCCCTGAACCTGCAATCAAACCAATACGCAATTTAGTTCCTTCTTCCATCATCTAGCATTTCTTGGCGACGTCTAGCCATCCTTTTCCTCTAACCGCAGATACCCCGCTGGCTGCCCCGCAAGAACCGAAGCAAGTGATCGATCTCTGGAACGCCAGTCAGCTCCTGCTCCATCTGTTCAATCGCTTGGGTTACATTCAGATTAGAACGATACAATATCTTAAAGGCATGCTTAATCTGAGCGCGCACTTCAGGAATAATACCATTCCTGCGCAGTCCCACAATGTTTATTCCATAGACCTTCGCCGGATTCCCATCCACCATGAAAAAAGGAGGAACATCCATGGTAACCATACTATGGGCTCCAAGCATAGCCATTTTTCCAATCTTCGTAAACTGATGTACTCCCGAAAGCCCACCAATTACAGCGGAGTCCTCTATTATAACATGACCACCAATACCCGTTCCGTGGGAAATGATCACGTTATTGCCAATTTGACAGTCATGGGCCACATGGACATAGGACATAATCAAATTATGGTTACCTAGGCGGGTCTCACCACCGCCATCTTGAGTACCCACACTAATAGTCGCATATTCCCGTATGATATTTCCGTCACCGATGAACAGATAGCTTTTCTCCCCTTTGTATTTTAGATCCTGGGGCTCATTTCCGACCACTGCACCGGCATAAATGCGGTTGTTGGCTCCGATTCTTGTCCACCCTTCAATCACACAATGGGGACCAATGATCGTATTATCGCCAATCTCAACATTATCGCCTACGATAGCATAGGGTCCGATCTCTACATTCTTGCCTAGTACAGCTCTGGGGGACACAATCGCAGTTTGATGTATCTTCCGATGAATGTGTACCACATTACCACTTTTTACTTGCCTAGCTTGTTCTTCCACAGTCTCGCCACCCTTATTCTTCAGAAGCCATCATGAAAAGCAGCTCTGCCTCCGCGGCCAAGTCGCCATCCACATAAGCTTTCCCTTGGATCTTGGCCACTTTTCTACGGGCCTGCAGTACTTCGACTTCCAAGATTAACTGATCACCAGGCCCCACCACTCTACGGAACTTAGCTTTGTCCACACCGGCGAAAAGCGGTACAACATTGGCGTCTTCAGGCAATACCACTACGCCTGCGGCTTGAGCCATAGCCTCTAAGATCAATACCCCAGGCATGATTGGATTACCAGGATAATGGCCTTGAAAATGGGCCTCATTCATGGTCACATTCTTCAGTGCCTTCGCTCTTCGGCCCGGCTCTAGTTCCACAATGCGATCTACCAACAAAAAAGGGTAACGATGGGGTATCTTGTCCATTATTTGACGTATATCAAGCAACCATATTCCTCCTAGTCCTGGATACTACAAGGCAAACAACGGCCTTGCCTATGCTAAACACAAGTTGCTGCGCATTTGCTTAGCAAGAGAGATATTCAACCGATGTCCGGATTTGATCGCAATAATATGGGCGGAGACCTGACCTAACAGACTCATATCGCCAATAATATCCAAAACCTTATGCCGCACGATCTCATTAGAAAACCGTAATTCATTCACATAACGGTCTTCGCCCACAACCACTGCCACATTCAAACTACCACCCATGGCCAACCCCGCCTCTTGCATTTTCGCAATTTCGTGAGCGAATCCAACGGTTCGTGCCGGAGCTATCTCACTACGAAAACTGCCTTTCCCCAAGGTGTACTCCATGAATTGGTTACCCACTACCGGGTGGTCGGAAACAAAGGAGTAACTGATTCGCAATTCCGGATAGGGCAGGGCAACCATATGGGAATCTCCGCTGGATACCCAACAAGGTTTTTCCAGCGTAAAACGTCGACCCGGTTCATTATAGACGATTGTCCCAGCAGATTCAATCAATTCACAAAAAAGGGCAGCAGAACCATCTGCGATGGGTACTTCTTCCCCATCTATATCAATCTGGGCATTATCGATCCCAGAGGCTTGCAAAGCCGCAAGCAAGTGTTCTACGGTCTTTACATAAACCCCCTCCCCACCGAGGGTGGTGCATCTGTTGGTTTCCATCACATTGTCAACAACCGCCTGGATCAGGGGCTGACCCGGTAAATCAACTCGACATAATATATATCCGGTATTTGGTCCTGCTGGTTTAATCGTAATAGTTGTCGATTGGCCTGTATGTATACCTGTTCCGGTATACGATATTTCCCTACCAATCGTTGTTTGCAGGGAGGACATCAACGGTCGCCTCTCTATCTATTGCTTATCTCCATTAGTACCTTTACAAAAGGCAGCAAAACAACCAATGAATCTTATTAGCAATTTCGCCATTACCCAAGTAATTCCTGCTTAGTTCTTATGAAACCAGCAAACGCTTGTACTTCCTGCCGATATCCGACTGGGGTTCTTCAAAGATCCGATCGGGGGTACCAGTCTCCACAACCCTCCCCTTGTCCATGAGGACGATCCGATCTGCTACCCGGCGTGCAAAGGACACTTCATGGGTGACAATGATCATAGTAGTGTTACTTGTCGCGATTAGCTCCTCCATTACGTCAAGAACCTCGCGCACCAATATGGGATCCAAGGATGCGGTTGGTTCGTCCCACAACATAAGTTGTGGTTCCATGGCTAGGGCTCTAGCAATCCCAACCCTCTGCTGTTGACCACCGCTGAGCTCTGCTGGCTTCTGCTGCCAGGACTCATCCATGCCCACTCTACTCAGGGCAAGCATGGCCCGGTCCCTAGCTAATTTTTCATCTTTTCCGTCCATAACAAGGCCAAACATGACGTTTTCCAAAACGTTAAAGCGACCGATCAAATTGAAACCTTGGAAGACGTAACCTATTTTCTTCCGCAAAGCCAAAAGATCCCTGCGGTTCATATCTAGTACTGACTGTTCCTGCAGTAATATGCGCCCGTGATCCGGCTCCACAAGACGGTTTATGCACCGAACAGAGGTGGATTTCCCGCAACCACTGGGCCCCATAATAACGACGGTTTCCCCCTCTTCAACATCTAGCATAAATCCATCCAGGGCCGTGATTTTCCCATAGTGTTTGATCAAATCAATCATTCGCAAAAACACAGAACAACCCCCTACGCTCAGCACTTTTTTCGCCGTTGATTTATGGTCTGCACAATACCAGGTCTGCCAGCGGGAATTACAATCTCTCGCAGGATCTGCGCGTAGGATAGCCCCAAAGCCTCTGCAGCTAGTATCTCTTCTCCGTTAACAGGGCTAATCCGCTCGGCAAGCAAAGCCATAACAGTACCAATCAAAGCACCTAGGACAAACACCAAGAAGGTATTTAGGTGAGGAATGTTTCCCCCACTTAACCAGTAGATGGCGCTCAGCAATAAGGATCCTGAAGCTGCACCGAATAGCACCGTTGGAACTAACGTTCTTAGCCTACGTCGATTACCTCTACAGCTGTTAAGCAACAGTCGTCTAGCTGCATTAAGAATAGTGGCCTGATCCAAAAGAAACACCAAAACGACAAAGACAATACTGAGCAGGCCCGCGATGATACCACGGACTTCACTAAGCACATTGAATAAGACTGAGATGGCACTTGGCATGATCACTCCAACGGGTAAGGTAAACACATCAATGTGCTCAAATCCGTCAAGTCCTTGTAGGGAATGCTCTAGTTCCTGGTAAGGTATATTCCCGTCAAGCAAGAACTCGATTTTGCTCCCTGGGATTACATCGCCGCCAAGATATTGATCAATCAAGGCCACAGACTGACCGATTTCCTCATCGGCCAGCTGGGGCAGGCTATCTTTCACAAAGCGAATCTGCTCAATTATCTGCTCTAGGTCAATGGTTGAGATAGCACCGATTCTAGTGGAGATGCTTTCCAATGTATCTTGCATCGCCGCCACATCTAGATCCTTGAAAGAACCCA contains:
- the lpxI gene encoding UDP-2,3-diacylglucosamine diphosphatase LpxI (LpxI, functionally equivalent to LpxH, replaces it in LPS biosynthesis in a minority of bacteria.), translating into MRIGLIAGSGLLPEVGARFATESGYDLTVIDLTQQGQRFRDYTNQIYELSPMQWGKVIEVLHTHRVSNIYFLGEVKKEVLFISGGIPDERLASLLASLPTLSDSQILYGLTADLEQEGFTVGAQTELVGALVCEPGQWVREPTVREERDIEIALRAAGVLTDLDIGQTVIAKDTAVVAVEAMEQTDATINRAAALTGGGGVLVKMKRKNQDQRFDIPCIGPQTLATMAAAKLTALVFASGTLLLEREKILGTAEKANIAIVCIP
- the lpxA gene encoding acyl-ACP--UDP-N-acetylglucosamine O-acyltransferase, with product MEEQARQVKSGNVVHIHRKIHQTAIVSPRAVLGKNVEIGPYAIVGDNVEIGDNTIIGPHCVIEGWTRIGANNRIYAGAVVGNEPQDLKYKGEKSYLFIGDGNIIREYATISVGTQDGGGETRLGNHNLIMSYVHVAHDCQIGNNVIISHGTGIGGHVIIEDSAVIGGLSGVHQFTKIGKMAMLGAHSMVTMDVPPFFMVDGNPAKVYGINIVGLRRNGIIPEVRAQIKHAFKILYRSNLNVTQAIEQMEQELTGVPEIDHLLRFLRGSQRGICG
- the fabZ gene encoding 3-hydroxyacyl-ACP dehydratase FabZ, whose protein sequence is MDKIPHRYPFLLVDRIVELEPGRRAKALKNVTMNEAHFQGHYPGNPIMPGVLILEAMAQAAGVVVLPEDANVVPLFAGVDKAKFRRVVGPGDQLILEVEVLQARRKVAKIQGKAYVDGDLAAEAELLFMMASEE
- the lpxC gene encoding UDP-3-O-acyl-N-acetylglucosamine deacetylase, with translation MSSLQTTIGREISYTGTGIHTGQSTTITIKPAGPNTGYILCRVDLPGQPLIQAVVDNVMETNRCTTLGGEGVYVKTVEHLLAALQASGIDNAQIDIDGEEVPIADGSAALFCELIESAGTIVYNEPGRRFTLEKPCWVSSGDSHMVALPYPELRISYSFVSDHPVVGNQFMEYTLGKGSFRSEIAPARTVGFAHEIAKMQEAGLAMGGSLNVAVVVGEDRYVNELRFSNEIVRHKVLDIIGDMSLLGQVSAHIIAIKSGHRLNISLAKQMRSNLCLA
- a CDS encoding amino acid ABC transporter ATP-binding protein, with protein sequence MIDLIKHYGKITALDGFMLDVEEGETVVIMGPSGCGKSTSVRCINRLVEPDHGRILLQEQSVLDMNRRDLLALRKKIGYVFQGFNLIGRFNVLENVMFGLVMDGKDEKLARDRAMLALSRVGMDESWQQKPAELSGGQQQRVGIARALAMEPQLMLWDEPTASLDPILVREVLDVMEELIATSNTTMIIVTHEVSFARRVADRIVLMDKGRVVETGTPDRIFEEPQSDIGRKYKRLLVS